Proteins from a single region of Myxococcaceae bacterium JPH2:
- a CDS encoding ATP-binding cassette domain-containing protein, translated as MTPPRRRRSIIPEVIQISATDCGPASLKSLFAGMGVELNYRVLREVCQTDVDGTSIVTLDEVANQLGLDAEEVMLPLDHVAVPEAKALPAIIVTLSAGGRPHFVVLWNRVGPFIQVMDPAAGRHWTRISTLQRHLYQHTTSVPATGWREWAGSEEAVATFERRLLNLGATQARALVAGALEDPGHLKIARLDAACRASEAMIRAGAIRRGLTAAGLLQSMMAKDESGEVPIPAAYWSVRPNPEVDGELSMTGAVLMRVRGWREASRAGEDAPRAVLASDLATELVAQQVSPARTLLRLRGEDSWVVPGLIALGLVFATFGRLLQALMLRGVLDLGRDLGTFAQRATGMAVLAGVALGIMLIQIPVSLGLLGIGRRLEVRLRQAYFEKLPEMEDRYFQSRLASDMASRTHNIQAMRSLPLLLAQALVLSLEVSSLSVALIWAAPHAWGIVLALAAVTLLVPLIMQKLLFEPDLRVQMHAGALSGFTLNALVGLTPIRIHGAERSLRRAQETLLVSWTQARYWLQTLSVGFEGGLMLVSYGLVMLLVYSYLEGTERASLVLLVVYWALRFPILGQRLMVLSRAFPNAMNRVRRLLDVIGDVKESRARPEASAQEPVAPADTASGVSITMEKVRVKGGGHTILDKVSLNIAPGEHVAVVGVSGAGKSTLVGLLLGWLRPARGDIKVDGQVLDQAGVERLRRVTAWVDPAISLWNQSLIDNLRYGNDGAHGWSLSGALKGAEMLDILEALPAGLQTSLGEGGGLVSGGQGQRVRLARAMLRSGVRLAILDEPFRGLDRDRRARLLAESRRLWADITLFCVTHDVEHTQEFDRVLVIENGRILENGPPKELLANKESRYAELLRADQENRTLLWGGGRWRNWWLADGQLVERPVPKPVETPVAEPVAGETEPVAGGLELVG; from the coding sequence ATGACTCCTCCCAGGCGCCGGCGCTCGATCATTCCCGAGGTGATCCAGATCTCGGCGACGGACTGCGGTCCCGCTTCGCTCAAGAGCCTGTTCGCGGGAATGGGCGTCGAGCTCAACTATCGCGTCCTTCGCGAGGTGTGTCAGACGGACGTCGACGGCACCTCGATCGTCACCTTGGATGAAGTCGCGAACCAGCTCGGGCTCGACGCCGAGGAGGTGATGCTTCCGCTCGATCACGTGGCGGTCCCCGAAGCCAAGGCGCTCCCCGCCATCATCGTCACGCTCAGCGCGGGAGGACGGCCGCACTTCGTGGTGCTGTGGAATCGCGTCGGCCCATTCATCCAGGTCATGGACCCGGCGGCGGGCCGTCACTGGACCCGGATTTCGACGCTGCAGCGCCACCTGTACCAGCACACCACGTCCGTTCCGGCGACCGGCTGGCGCGAATGGGCCGGGTCCGAGGAGGCGGTCGCGACGTTCGAGCGCCGCCTGCTGAACCTGGGGGCAACGCAGGCGCGGGCGCTGGTTGCCGGGGCGCTCGAGGATCCCGGCCATCTGAAGATCGCCAGGCTCGACGCCGCGTGCCGGGCGTCCGAAGCGATGATCCGCGCGGGCGCCATCCGTCGAGGCCTGACGGCGGCGGGCCTGCTCCAATCCATGATGGCGAAGGACGAGTCCGGCGAGGTTCCCATTCCCGCTGCCTACTGGTCCGTTCGCCCCAACCCCGAGGTGGACGGCGAGCTGTCGATGACCGGCGCGGTGCTGATGCGGGTTCGCGGGTGGCGCGAGGCTTCGCGCGCAGGCGAAGACGCGCCGAGAGCCGTGCTCGCGAGCGACCTGGCAACGGAGCTCGTCGCCCAGCAGGTGAGCCCCGCGCGAACGCTGCTCCGCCTGCGAGGCGAAGATTCGTGGGTCGTTCCGGGCCTGATTGCGCTGGGACTGGTGTTCGCCACCTTCGGGCGGCTCCTGCAAGCGCTGATGCTCCGTGGAGTGCTCGACCTGGGGCGCGACCTCGGCACGTTCGCGCAGCGCGCGACGGGCATGGCCGTTCTCGCGGGCGTCGCGCTCGGCATCATGCTCATCCAGATCCCCGTCTCACTGGGATTGCTCGGCATCGGCCGCCGGCTCGAGGTGCGGCTGCGGCAGGCGTACTTCGAGAAGCTCCCTGAGATGGAGGACCGCTATTTCCAGAGCCGGCTCGCCTCCGACATGGCGTCTCGCACGCACAACATCCAGGCGATGCGGTCGCTGCCGCTCCTGCTCGCGCAGGCCTTGGTCCTGTCGCTCGAAGTCTCGAGCCTCTCGGTCGCGCTCATCTGGGCCGCACCGCACGCGTGGGGCATCGTGCTCGCGCTCGCGGCGGTCACGCTGCTCGTGCCCCTGATCATGCAGAAGCTGCTCTTCGAGCCCGACCTGCGCGTGCAGATGCACGCAGGCGCGCTCAGCGGCTTCACCCTGAACGCGCTCGTCGGGCTCACGCCGATCCGGATCCACGGCGCCGAGCGGTCGCTGCGCCGCGCGCAGGAGACCTTGCTCGTCAGCTGGACCCAGGCGCGCTATTGGCTCCAGACGCTCTCGGTCGGGTTCGAAGGCGGGCTGATGCTGGTGAGCTACGGCCTCGTCATGCTGCTCGTCTATTCGTACCTGGAGGGCACCGAGCGGGCTTCGCTGGTGTTGTTGGTCGTCTATTGGGCGCTGCGGTTCCCCATCCTCGGCCAGCGGCTGATGGTGCTGAGCCGCGCGTTCCCGAATGCGATGAACCGGGTTCGCCGGCTCCTCGACGTCATCGGCGACGTCAAGGAGTCGCGGGCCCGGCCTGAGGCGTCAGCGCAGGAGCCTGTCGCGCCCGCGGACACCGCGAGCGGCGTTTCGATCACGATGGAGAAGGTCCGCGTGAAAGGCGGCGGTCACACCATCCTCGACAAGGTCTCCTTGAACATCGCCCCCGGCGAGCACGTGGCCGTCGTCGGTGTCTCGGGAGCAGGCAAGTCGACGCTGGTCGGCCTGTTGCTCGGCTGGCTCCGGCCGGCGCGCGGCGACATCAAGGTCGATGGGCAGGTGCTCGATCAGGCCGGTGTCGAGCGGCTGCGGCGCGTCACGGCCTGGGTGGATCCGGCGATCAGTCTCTGGAACCAGAGCCTCATCGACAACCTCCGGTATGGCAACGACGGCGCGCACGGCTGGTCGCTGTCTGGGGCGCTGAAGGGCGCCGAGATGCTCGACATCCTCGAGGCGCTTCCAGCCGGGCTGCAGACCTCGTTGGGCGAAGGCGGAGGGCTGGTCTCGGGCGGCCAGGGGCAGCGCGTGCGCCTGGCGCGCGCGATGCTTCGCTCCGGCGTGCGCCTGGCCATCCTCGACGAGCCCTTCCGCGGTCTTGATCGCGACCGGCGCGCGCGGCTCCTCGCCGAGTCCCGGCGGCTCTGGGCAGACATCACCCTCTTCTGTGTCACCCACGACGTCGAGCACACCCAGGAGTTTGATCGCGTGCTCGTGATCGAGAACGGTCGGATCCTCGAGAACGGGCCGCCGAAGGAGCTGCTCGCGAACAAAGAGTCGCGATACGCCGAGCTGCTTCGCGCCGACCAGGAGAACCGCACGCTGCTCTGGGGCGGTGGGCGCTGGCGCAATTGGTGGCTGGCGGACGGCCAGTTGGTGGAGAGGCCGGTGCCGAAGCCGGTGGAGACGCCGGTCGCGGAGCCCGTCGCAGGCGAGACAGAGCCCGTCGCAGGCGGGTTGGAGCTGGTGGGATGA
- a CDS encoding biotin/lipoyl-binding protein has protein sequence MAYPFERTLRSMNYESDTRLVFVALMVLCVGGLIAWSLFATVPLVKASSQARIEPHNAVHRIEPPSAGRVVLSRLKLDQEVKEGDLLIEFDTRAERLELERSKATLAATEKELAIIRQQITNKHEEAELTARVDEVAVKEALGREQELAPRHRLAMERAELALKSPTGAVSEMEKLERTTDVDALNFAQTAQGLALIRLRREQDVRRQTLAAQLLGLEREKLASEGQIRELQGTIDRLEYQIERKQYRAPATGHLVDVAELGAGAFIADGQRVGTIVASDAEVRVRARFPKEDVGLIEPGQTARLKLDGYPMTLYGTVPARVTAVGTEPGQTATPEAIPGTVRVELAFAPPDDPRIRLRHGMTLTVEVEVARASPVALLMRALGEWNPQPEERPTTVFQPEAEAR, from the coding sequence ATGGCATATCCATTCGAGCGAACCCTGCGTTCCATGAACTACGAGTCAGACACACGCCTCGTGTTTGTGGCTCTGATGGTATTGTGCGTCGGCGGGCTCATCGCCTGGTCGCTGTTCGCCACGGTCCCGCTCGTCAAGGCCAGCTCACAGGCCCGGATCGAGCCACACAATGCCGTCCATCGCATCGAGCCGCCCAGCGCGGGCAGGGTCGTGCTCTCGCGGCTCAAGCTCGACCAGGAGGTCAAGGAAGGCGACCTGCTCATCGAGTTCGATACACGGGCCGAGCGCCTCGAGCTCGAGCGGAGCAAGGCGACGCTCGCCGCGACCGAGAAGGAGCTCGCCATCATCCGCCAGCAGATCACCAACAAGCACGAAGAGGCGGAATTGACGGCACGGGTGGACGAGGTCGCGGTCAAGGAGGCGCTGGGGAGGGAGCAGGAGCTCGCGCCCAGGCACCGGCTCGCGATGGAGCGCGCGGAGCTGGCCCTCAAGAGCCCGACGGGCGCGGTCTCGGAGATGGAGAAGCTCGAGCGCACGACCGACGTCGACGCGCTCAACTTCGCGCAGACGGCGCAGGGTCTGGCGCTCATCCGACTGCGGCGCGAGCAGGACGTGCGCCGTCAAACCCTCGCCGCGCAGCTGCTCGGGCTCGAGCGCGAGAAGCTGGCCTCCGAGGGGCAGATTCGGGAGCTCCAGGGCACCATCGACCGCCTCGAGTACCAGATCGAGCGGAAGCAGTATCGGGCGCCGGCCACGGGCCACCTGGTCGACGTGGCGGAGCTCGGCGCGGGAGCGTTCATCGCCGATGGGCAGCGGGTCGGTACCATCGTCGCGAGCGATGCCGAGGTGCGGGTGCGCGCCCGTTTCCCGAAGGAGGACGTCGGCTTGATTGAGCCCGGCCAAACGGCGCGCCTCAAGCTCGACGGCTACCCGATGACCCTCTACGGGACGGTCCCCGCCAGGGTGACGGCCGTCGGAACCGAGCCCGGCCAGACCGCCACGCCCGAGGCCATCCCCGGCACGGTGCGCGTCGAGCTCGCGTTCGCGCCGCCGGACGATCCGCGCATCCGGCTCCGCCACGGCATGACCCTGACGGTGGAGGTCGAGGTCGCGCGGGCGTCGCCTGTCGCGCTGCTCATGCGGGCGCTCGGAGAATGGAATCCGCAGCCTGAGGAACGGCCCACGACCGTGTTTCAGCCCGAAGCCGAGGCCCGCTGA
- a CDS encoding helix-turn-helix transcriptional regulator, translated as MKSLGNGKLTRSYAEDCAATREVLTRVGDKWSVLVIVNLGAGTLRFSDLKRALDGISQRMLTLTLRGLERDGLVLRTVLPTNPPRVDYALTNLGRTLLEPVTVLALWAERNCPEVQRAREAFDRAAKDVPSSRAS; from the coding sequence TTGAAGTCACTAGGGAACGGCAAGTTGACTCGGAGCTACGCCGAGGACTGCGCGGCCACTCGCGAGGTCCTGACCCGAGTCGGTGACAAGTGGAGCGTGCTCGTCATCGTCAACCTGGGGGCGGGCACCCTGCGCTTCAGTGATTTGAAGCGCGCCCTCGATGGCATCTCCCAGCGCATGCTGACGCTCACCTTGCGCGGGCTCGAACGCGATGGGCTGGTCCTGCGCACCGTGCTCCCGACGAATCCCCCGCGCGTCGACTACGCCCTCACGAACCTGGGGCGGACCTTGCTCGAGCCGGTGACGGTCCTCGCGCTGTGGGCGGAGCGCAACTGCCCTGAGGTTCAGCGCGCTCGCGAGGCCTTTGACCGCGCCGCGAAGGACGTGCCTTCCTCGCGGGCCTCGTGA
- a CDS encoding DoxX family protein: protein MTELTRNETSGASSARPIPAAPSRGLHFGLWMVQALLSLTFVGTGLWKFLTPIPALAAMIPWAGQVSPAFLYVTAAFDLLGGLGLVLPALTRIQPGLTWLAALGCAVMQVGAIAFHLSRGEAANTPFNAFLVALAIFVFWGRRAKAPIVPRA from the coding sequence ATGACTGAACTCACGCGAAACGAAACCTCCGGCGCGTCGAGCGCGCGCCCCATCCCAGCCGCGCCATCCCGAGGTCTCCACTTCGGACTGTGGATGGTCCAGGCGTTGTTGTCCCTCACCTTCGTCGGCACGGGACTGTGGAAGTTCCTCACGCCCATCCCCGCGCTCGCCGCGATGATTCCGTGGGCCGGACAGGTCTCCCCCGCCTTCTTGTATGTGACGGCCGCGTTCGACCTGCTCGGAGGATTGGGCCTGGTGCTGCCCGCGCTCACCCGCATCCAACCGGGCCTGACGTGGCTCGCGGCGCTGGGCTGCGCCGTCATGCAAGTGGGAGCGATTGCCTTTCACCTGTCGCGCGGGGAAGCGGCGAACACGCCCTTCAACGCCTTCCTCGTGGCGCTCGCGATCTTCGTGTTCTGGGGCCGCCGCGCGAAGGCGCCCATCGTGCCGCGCGCGTAA
- a CDS encoding DEAD/DEAH box helicase codes for MSEERKPPGPVPSLVAGTPPFETDSALRAWLQAEGIEHVARYSLGPLTPRVDPALMPQFRPAILRRRMVELVSAESLARWHTEAQPSPKMKELLPRLAWRFVEEEAVAARDARAGLDERLAPPVEPRTHRVHALLSALRARVPASIAPRPADLLHAEALELDPLLPGFRLRESGISELPVGSQAGFILPEMRLTFSPTTASVECTCGATTCVHGLAMVDTALSWLRQPWSENFGETLAELVRPSWERTLRALERAVEENPAGAPGSELTWRLEVIEGYGVEVAAYAHRRNKKGQLSAGTRLSRRRLLQEYGAQLSPLDARLAVLLPETTAPASRALLFELVDHPRLHLDDSPDLVRVERAKVGLVAEDRGGSVVVTAGVEGASLSSTMVERVRRSRPEEVLYLWDEAARRLTVLDVSVDARTLLGVLARHGNSFPPESHGALLQHLSQLSVRLPVALPRSVMGQEVVPLDLPVVRMEAQPGGQVRVELRTRPLPESPPLVPGEGSRDVHVRRGTEPMHAVRDFVRERALAEALRAKLPLDTAEPQDTPFSYLFTSAQGGLALLAATVAMEPRPELEWVGAPMRLLAGRGAGSLHITLDKKRDWFGALGDLSVDGERVELARLLDAARRKQRFVHVSAQTYVEIEDALRAHLERLADHTHSSRHGLELGPSAVETLTALENAGAKVEADAAWKSLVERIFAAKELRPRPPTTLKTTLRDYQLEGFRWLIRLASWGAGGVLADDMGLGKTVQALAVLLERSRLGPALVIAPTSVAFNWVDEAQRFAPSLRMKLFSEQVDRGGTLERLGPRDVLVLSYGLLTRDIERLAAVRFSTIVYDEAQGLKNAVTHRFRAARALQGDFKFALSGTPLENHLGELWSLYAVVFPGLLGSWEAFRTRFALPIEKNVDPTAAPALARVLQPFLLRRTKAQVEAQLPPRTEVRVPVVLSSAEWQLYEDARLAALSDLESRPETMRDQERRIEILAALTRLRLLASHPRLYDANSKLESSKLERLMELVDELRAAGQRALVFSQFTSHLALVREHLDAQDIAYEYLDGQTPAGARSERVRAFQEGDAPLFLISLKAGGFGLNLTAATSVIHLDPWWNPAVEDQASDRAHRIGQDRPVTIYRLVARGTIEEKMLSLHEHKRALVAGVLDGKDQAGRLSVKELLGLLSQRLTTHDDEEIPDSRH; via the coding sequence ATGTCCGAGGAGCGCAAGCCACCGGGTCCCGTCCCCTCGCTGGTCGCGGGGACCCCCCCCTTCGAGACGGACTCCGCCCTGAGGGCGTGGCTCCAGGCCGAGGGCATCGAGCACGTCGCGCGCTACAGCCTGGGCCCCCTCACGCCTCGCGTGGATCCGGCGCTGATGCCACAGTTCCGCCCCGCCATCCTCCGACGACGCATGGTGGAGCTGGTGAGCGCCGAGTCGCTCGCTCGCTGGCACACCGAGGCACAGCCCTCGCCGAAGATGAAGGAGCTGCTGCCCCGGCTCGCCTGGCGATTCGTCGAAGAGGAGGCGGTGGCCGCACGGGATGCGCGCGCGGGCCTCGACGAGCGGCTGGCGCCCCCAGTCGAACCTCGCACGCACCGGGTCCACGCGCTGTTGAGCGCACTGCGCGCCCGCGTCCCCGCGTCGATTGCGCCGAGGCCCGCGGATCTGCTGCACGCGGAGGCGCTCGAGTTGGATCCGCTGCTGCCCGGCTTCCGCCTGCGCGAGAGCGGCATCTCGGAGCTGCCCGTGGGCTCCCAGGCGGGCTTCATCCTCCCGGAGATGCGGCTGACGTTCTCGCCCACGACCGCGAGCGTGGAGTGCACCTGCGGCGCCACGACCTGCGTGCATGGCCTGGCCATGGTGGACACCGCGCTGTCATGGCTGCGCCAGCCCTGGTCCGAGAACTTCGGCGAGACGCTGGCCGAGTTGGTGCGCCCTTCGTGGGAGCGCACGCTGCGGGCCCTGGAGCGCGCGGTCGAGGAGAACCCCGCGGGCGCTCCGGGCTCGGAGCTCACCTGGCGACTGGAGGTCATCGAGGGCTACGGCGTGGAGGTCGCCGCGTATGCCCACCGCCGCAACAAGAAGGGGCAGCTGAGCGCGGGCACGCGGCTGAGTCGGCGGCGGCTGTTGCAGGAGTACGGCGCGCAGCTCTCCCCCCTCGACGCGCGCCTCGCGGTGCTCCTTCCGGAGACGACCGCGCCGGCGTCACGCGCGCTCCTCTTCGAGTTGGTGGACCATCCGCGGCTCCACCTGGATGACTCCCCGGACCTCGTGCGCGTCGAGCGCGCCAAGGTGGGGCTGGTGGCCGAGGACCGAGGCGGGTCTGTCGTCGTCACGGCGGGCGTGGAGGGAGCGTCCCTGTCCTCCACCATGGTGGAGCGCGTGCGGCGCTCGCGCCCCGAGGAGGTCCTCTACCTCTGGGACGAAGCGGCGCGGCGCCTCACGGTGCTCGACGTGAGCGTGGATGCGAGGACGCTGCTGGGCGTGCTCGCGCGTCACGGCAACAGCTTTCCGCCCGAGAGCCACGGCGCGCTCCTCCAACACCTGTCGCAGCTGTCGGTCCGGCTTCCGGTGGCCCTGCCGCGCAGCGTGATGGGCCAGGAGGTCGTGCCGCTCGACCTGCCCGTGGTGCGGATGGAGGCGCAGCCGGGAGGACAGGTCCGAGTGGAGCTGCGCACGCGGCCCCTCCCCGAGAGCCCACCGCTCGTGCCCGGCGAGGGCTCGCGGGACGTGCATGTCCGCCGAGGCACCGAGCCCATGCACGCGGTGCGCGACTTCGTGAGAGAGCGCGCCCTGGCCGAGGCCCTGCGCGCGAAGCTGCCGCTCGACACGGCCGAGCCCCAGGACACGCCGTTCAGCTACCTCTTCACCAGTGCGCAGGGCGGCCTCGCCCTCCTCGCCGCCACGGTCGCGATGGAGCCGCGCCCGGAGCTGGAGTGGGTGGGTGCCCCCATGCGACTGCTCGCGGGGCGCGGCGCGGGGTCGCTGCACATCACGCTCGACAAGAAGCGCGACTGGTTCGGCGCGCTCGGAGACCTGTCGGTGGATGGCGAGCGCGTGGAGCTGGCCCGTCTGCTCGACGCGGCCCGACGCAAGCAGCGCTTCGTCCACGTGAGCGCCCAGACCTACGTGGAGATCGAAGACGCCCTGCGCGCGCACCTGGAGCGCCTGGCGGATCACACGCACAGCTCACGCCATGGTTTGGAGCTGGGCCCCTCCGCCGTGGAGACGCTCACCGCATTGGAGAACGCGGGCGCGAAGGTGGAAGCGGACGCGGCCTGGAAGTCCCTGGTGGAGCGCATCTTCGCGGCGAAGGAGCTGCGCCCGCGGCCCCCCACGACGCTCAAGACGACGCTGCGCGACTACCAGCTCGAGGGCTTCCGCTGGCTCATCCGCCTGGCCTCGTGGGGCGCGGGCGGCGTCCTCGCGGACGACATGGGCCTGGGCAAGACGGTGCAGGCGCTGGCCGTGCTGCTGGAGCGCTCGCGGCTGGGCCCCGCGCTCGTCATCGCGCCCACGTCGGTGGCGTTCAACTGGGTGGACGAGGCCCAGCGTTTCGCGCCCTCGCTGCGCATGAAGCTGTTCTCGGAGCAGGTGGACCGGGGCGGCACGCTGGAGCGCCTGGGCCCTCGGGACGTGCTGGTGCTCAGCTATGGCCTGCTCACGCGGGACATCGAGCGCCTGGCCGCCGTGCGCTTCTCCACCATCGTCTACGACGAGGCCCAGGGCCTGAAGAACGCGGTGACCCATCGCTTCCGCGCGGCCCGCGCGCTTCAAGGTGACTTCAAGTTCGCGCTCTCCGGCACGCCGCTGGAGAACCACCTGGGCGAGCTGTGGAGCCTCTACGCGGTGGTGTTCCCGGGCCTGCTCGGGAGCTGGGAGGCCTTCCGCACCCGCTTCGCGCTGCCCATCGAGAAGAACGTGGACCCCACCGCGGCCCCGGCGCTCGCGCGCGTGCTGCAACCCTTCCTCTTGCGGCGCACCAAGGCCCAGGTGGAGGCGCAGCTGCCGCCCCGCACCGAGGTGCGAGTCCCGGTGGTCCTCTCCTCCGCGGAGTGGCAGCTCTACGAGGACGCGCGGCTGGCCGCCCTGTCCGACCTGGAGTCCCGCCCCGAGACGATGCGCGACCAGGAGCGTCGCATCGAGATCCTCGCCGCGCTGACACGGCTGCGTCTGCTGGCGTCGCACCCGCGCCTGTATGACGCCAATTCCAAGCTGGAGTCGTCCAAGCTGGAGCGGCTCATGGAGCTTGTCGACGAGCTGCGCGCGGCGGGACAGCGCGCGCTCGTGTTCAGCCAGTTCACCTCGCACCTGGCCCTCGTGCGCGAGCACCTGGACGCGCAGGACATCGCCTACGAGTACCTGGATGGACAGACACCCGCCGGGGCCCGCTCCGAGCGCGTGCGTGCCTTCCAGGAAGGCGACGCCCCCCTCTTCCTCATCTCGTTGAAGGCAGGCGGCTTCGGGCTCAACCTCACGGCCGCCACCAGCGTCATCCACCTGGACCCGTGGTGGAACCCCGCCGTCGAGGACCAGGCATCGGATCGCGCCCACCGCATTGGCCAGGACCGCCCTGTCACCATCTACCGGCTCGTGGCGCGCGGAACCATTGAGGAGAAGATGTTGTCGTTGCATGAGCACAAACGAGCCCTCGTCGCGGGTGTGCTCGACGGCAAGGACCAGGCAGGAAGGCTCTCCGTGAAGGAGTTGCTCGGGCTGTTGTCTCAGCGGCTGACGACACATGACGACGAGGAGATTCCCGACTCGCGCCACTGA
- a CDS encoding sterol desaturase family protein: MKPLLSLLLGTALGFGLLLVAFGPLERAFPARAGQRFARPAWRVDLAYFLGQYLLWGPLTVWAIDASRDWLMPMALAGLRATVARQSPWLQVIAGTVLCDLGVYVWHRLCHQVPWLWRFHAIHHSVEHLDWLAAHREHPLDGLTTQFVCNLPLLVLGIPLAPLAMVVAFRGMWAAFIHSNVRLPLGPLGFVFGSPELHHWHHARTEQTRHNFANLAPYLDWLFGTYHRPKSEQTWALGLTRSFPKGYLGQLLAPWRANTHPSRTAQHLAVKQAGACDLNDTTTTQ, encoded by the coding sequence ATGAAGCCGCTGCTCAGCCTCCTGCTGGGCACGGCGCTGGGCTTCGGGTTGTTGCTCGTGGCCTTCGGCCCGCTGGAGCGGGCGTTCCCCGCCCGGGCAGGTCAGCGGTTCGCGCGTCCCGCGTGGCGTGTGGACCTGGCCTACTTCCTGGGCCAATACCTGCTCTGGGGCCCCCTCACCGTCTGGGCCATCGACGCGAGCCGTGACTGGCTCATGCCCATGGCGCTGGCGGGACTCCGCGCCACGGTGGCGCGCCAGTCGCCGTGGCTTCAGGTCATCGCGGGAACCGTCCTCTGCGACCTGGGTGTCTATGTCTGGCATCGCCTCTGTCACCAGGTGCCCTGGCTCTGGCGGTTCCATGCCATCCACCACTCCGTGGAGCATCTGGATTGGCTGGCCGCGCACCGGGAACACCCGCTGGATGGGTTGACCACCCAGTTCGTCTGCAACCTGCCGCTGCTGGTATTGGGCATCCCCCTGGCGCCCCTGGCCATGGTGGTTGCCTTTCGTGGGATGTGGGCCGCCTTCATCCACTCCAATGTGCGCCTCCCCCTCGGCCCGCTGGGGTTTGTCTTCGGCTCCCCCGAGCTGCATCACTGGCACCACGCCCGCACCGAGCAGACCCGACATAATTTCGCCAACCTCGCGCCCTACCTGGACTGGCTCTTCGGAACGTATCATCGTCCCAAGAGCGAACAGACCTGGGCGCTCGGCCTCACCCGAAGCTTCCCCAAAGGCTATCTGGGGCAACTCCTGGCACCCTGGCGCGCGAATACACATCCATCTCGCACAGCCCAGCATCTGGCGGTGAAGCAAGCGGGTGCTTGCGATTTGAATGACACCACCACCACGCAATGA
- a CDS encoding peptidase M35, which translates to MSQRLRGGRWMFGSVLSAVLLSACGSHPEDESPVRAEDAAQDGKLSATVSVPKAALAAGEEVTVRVTLTNDSSHPVKLLKWRVPGAGLMDGRLDITRDGEPVAYTGAHYKRVAPRPQDYVTLEPGESLSGPVAVSGVYDLSRSGTYRIRFELPARAEETVAELDAPEVSLFIEGRPDRRASQPSPQVTSSSLAFSGGCTPSQQSTIGAALSTAMNYASVAAGYLSAGPTIPALRYTTWFGIYRPNGWSLAKNHFARIQTTLSTASLVVDCSCADSGVYAYVYKNQPYNIYTCGAFWNAPTRGSDSKAGTLIHELSHFTVVADTDDFAYGHTGATTLALTRPSQALDNADNHEYFAENTPPIP; encoded by the coding sequence TTGAGTCAGAGACTTCGTGGTGGCAGGTGGATGTTTGGGTCGGTCCTGAGCGCGGTCCTGCTGAGCGCGTGTGGCAGTCACCCAGAGGACGAGTCTCCCGTCCGGGCCGAGGATGCCGCCCAGGACGGGAAGCTCAGCGCGACGGTGTCCGTCCCCAAGGCCGCGCTCGCGGCGGGCGAAGAAGTCACGGTGCGCGTCACCCTGACCAATGACTCGTCACATCCCGTCAAGCTGCTCAAGTGGCGGGTGCCCGGCGCGGGGCTGATGGACGGAAGACTCGACATCACCCGGGATGGCGAGCCCGTGGCGTACACGGGCGCCCATTACAAGCGCGTGGCGCCCCGCCCGCAGGACTATGTCACCCTGGAGCCCGGGGAGAGTCTCAGCGGGCCGGTCGCCGTGTCGGGGGTGTATGACTTGTCGCGCTCGGGCACGTACCGCATCCGGTTCGAGCTGCCCGCGCGCGCCGAAGAGACGGTGGCGGAGCTGGACGCGCCCGAGGTGAGCCTGTTCATCGAGGGCAGGCCGGACCGGCGCGCGTCGCAGCCCTCGCCCCAGGTCACCAGCTCCAGCCTGGCGTTCTCGGGCGGCTGCACGCCCTCGCAGCAATCCACCATCGGCGCGGCGCTCAGCACCGCGATGAACTACGCCAGCGTCGCCGCCGGCTACCTGTCCGCGGGCCCCACCATCCCCGCGCTGCGCTACACGACCTGGTTTGGAATCTACCGGCCCAACGGCTGGAGCCTCGCGAAGAACCACTTCGCGCGCATCCAGACCACCCTGAGCACGGCGTCGCTGGTGGTGGATTGCAGCTGCGCGGACAGCGGCGTGTATGCCTATGTCTACAAGAACCAGCCCTACAACATCTACACGTGCGGGGCGTTCTGGAACGCGCCCACGCGGGGCTCGGACTCGAAGGCGGGCACGCTCATCCACGAGCTCAGCCACTTCACGGTGGTGGCGGACACGGATGACTTTGCCTATGGGCACACCGGCGCGACGACGCTCGCGCTGACCCGGCCCTCGCAGGCCTTGGACAACGCGGACAACCACGAGTACTTCGCGGAGAACACGCCCCCCATTCCCTGA